Proteins encoded by one window of Halictus rubicundus isolate RS-2024b chromosome 18, iyHalRubi1_principal, whole genome shotgun sequence:
- the LOC143362929 gene encoding uncharacterized protein LOC143362929 — MKPIDLSLLVTTKSIPNADDYEETTDSLQNYTPVKMKAITPHTKEIEPNEEEYDYENFKREYEEQMGKYTTDSLLSNYTDEERSEKYPVETIQKLLDFKNCTETSKKLGIKAIDCLIYNYEHETPKIKKSVQKTWLIIKVWLLIYICLAIPCWCHKGWCCCCFRCKFCFPNKRILLAKQYYTVNPPGILAKEVKKKEKPEEFITYEPTEFEEDAYERFESVIRNI, encoded by the exons ATGAAACCTATCGACCTTTCATTATTAGTAACAACAAAAAGTATCCCTAATGCTGATGACTATGAAGAAACTACAGATAGTCTTCAAAATTATACACCTGTCAAAATGAAAGCTATTACACCACATACTAAAGAAATAGAACCAAACGAAGAAGAATATGACTATGAAAACTTTAAAAGAGAATATGAGGAACAAATGGGAAAATATACAACTGATAGTTTACTATCGAATTATACTGATGAAGAACGATCGGAAAAATATCCTGTAGAAACAATACAAAAATTACttgatttcaaaaattgtacaGAAACATCAAAAAAGTTGGGTATAAAAGCTATAGACTGTTTGATATATAACTATGAACATGAAACacctaaaataaaaaaatctgtACAAAAAACATGGTTAATTATTAAAGTTTGGTTACTAATTTACATATGTCTTGCAATTCCTTGTTGGTGTCATAAAG GTTGGTGTTGTTGCTGTTTTCGTTGCAAGTtttgctttccaaacaaaaggATTTTATTAGCAAAACAATATTATACAGTTAATCCACCTGGTATTTTAGCGAAAGAggtaaaaaaaaaggagaaaccaGAAGAATTTATTACCTATGAACCTACTGAATTTGAAGAAGATGCATATGAACGGTTTGAGTCTGTGataagaaatatataa